One segment of Setaria viridis chromosome 4, Setaria_viridis_v4.0, whole genome shotgun sequence DNA contains the following:
- the LOC117852907 gene encoding BTB/POZ domain-containing protein At2g04740: MDSKTDVELRGLDIDVELDPEDLQPSVPLKKVPGGDLFEAARAGDCDRLALLLEAGANVNARDRWDSVALYYACLAGHAEAARMLLEAGAVCAERTFDGDRCHYAALNLRLRWLLKSFEARPPPLAPLPAALRATFLACPANRAAFLEMLQGSAGAEATALAAAAGFGPKDDPSSACLFPPDITFYLDGKPVEAHRVILCARSPFFEKKFKTDWKDRKEVRFSNQKLYYGALYSLIHFFYSDRLEVAVDDMENLARACKVCKCEELQKILDSEVVHQKYAEYKSARELDLDNSQKRFILQAQSLPEEDRLPSALQRILHTCLANSREEGYYSEDSNEMHKNLEEDLADLYIKVGDKVFHCHMVILASRSEYFRARLSRTVDFLEGSSGFQAAQNLPLLEEHDLSAEAFEKMLEYMYTDKLEHLDPDQAEELFDVASRYLLFPLKRVVADMLLPYLEHVSPAELCRWLMLSDIYGVMKIREYILDIIACNFEMFAGTLEFRALLLTLPPPSGDDSLRTTRPSAPGTAGNTDQGNILDDLREKWLEAEGAELDERDESAALFDKRLETLMLVAEKEAVDEDA, from the exons ATGGACTCGAAGACGGATGTCGAGCTCCGCGGCCTCGACATCGATGTAGAACTCGACCCAGAGGACCTCCAGCCGTCGGTGCCCCTCAAGAAGGTTCCCGGCGGCGACCTCTtcgaggcggcgcgggcgggggacTGCGACCGCCTCGCCCTTCTCCTCGAGGCCGGCGCAAATGTCAACGCGCGCGACCGCTGGGATTCCGTCGCACTCTACTACGCCTGCCTCGCGGGCCACGCCGAGGCCGCGCGGATGCTGCTCGAGGCCGGCGCCGTCTGCGCCGAGCGCACCTTCGATGGCGACCGGTGCCACTACGCCGCGCTCAACCTTCGCCTCCGCTGGCTGCTCAAGTCGTTCGAAGcccggccgccaccgctcgcGCCGCTCCCCGCCGCGCTCCGGGCAACGTTTCTCGCCTGCCCCGCCAACCGCGCCGCCTTCCTCGAGATGCTCCAGGGGAGCGCCGGCGCCGAAGCCACCGCCCTCGCCGCAGCCGCTG GATTTGGTCCAAAGGATGATCCATCAAGTGCTTGCCTTTTCCCTCCCGATATTACATTCTACCTGGATGGAAAACCAGTTGAAGCTCACCGTGTCATCCTTTGTGCCCGATCTcctttctttgaaaagaagttCAAGACAGACTGGAAAGACAGGAAGGAAGTGAGATTTTCTAACCAAAAGTTGTATTATGGTGCCTTATACAGCCTCATCCATTTCTTCTATTCTGATAGACTGGAGGTAGCTGTGGACGACATGGAAAATTTGGCGCGGGCATGCAAAGTTTGCAAGTGTGAGGAATTACAAAAGATTTTGGATAGTGAAGTTGTGCATCAGAAGTATGCAGAATACAAGTCGGCAAGAGAATTGGATTTGGACAATTCACAGAAACGATTCATTTTACAAGCACAGTCCTTGCCTGAGGAAGATCGCCTTCCATCAGCGTTGCAGCGTATTCTGCATACTTGTCTAGCTAACTCAAGAGAAGAAGGCTATTATAGTGAGGATTCAAATGAGATGCACAAAAACTTGGAGGAGGATCTTGCCGATCTTTATATAAAAGTAGGTGATAAGGTTTTCCATTGTCATATGGTGATTTTGGCCTCGAGGTCAGAGTACTTTAGAGCTAGGCTATCTCGAACTGTTGATTTCCTTGAAGGTAGCAGTGGATTTCAAGCAGCTCAAAACCTTCCACTTCTTGAGGAGCATGACTTGAGTGCAGAAGCATTCGAAAAGATGCTGGAATACAT GTATACTGATAAGCTTGAGCATTTGGATCCTGATCAG GCTGAAGAACTATTTGATGTTGCATCGAGGTACTTGTTGTTTCCCCTTAAGCGGGTTGTAGCTGATATGCTGTTGCCATATCTCGAACATGTTTCGCCTGCAGAATTGTGCCGCTGGTTGATGCTGTCAGACAT ATATGGTGTCATGAAAATAAGGGAGTACATCTTGGATATCATTGCCTGCAACTTCGAGATGTTTGCAGGCACTCTAGAGTTCCGGGCCTTGCTTTTGACTCTCCCACCGCCATCTGGAGACGACTCATTGCGGACAACTCGTCCCAGTGCACCTGGGACTGCAGGCAACACTGATCAAGGCAACATTCTTGATGATTTGCGCGAGAAGTGGTTAGAAGCAGAGGGTGCTGAGCTTGACGAGAGGGATGAGAGTGCAGCTCTGTTTGATAAACGACTGGAGACGCTTATGCTTGTTGCTGAGAAAGAAGCTGTTGATGAAGACGCCTGA
- the LOC117852908 gene encoding rho GDP-dissociation inhibitor 1 has product MSSAAVSSASSCSGKLKEEETPQGRQMERERRRAEECSSAAGEQEQSVGAVDRKLSEASLCASANDEEEDEDEEAAAAAKDAIELGPRVSIKEQLDKDKDDESLRRWKEQLLGSVDLSSVGETLEPDVKITGLSILSPGRRDMVLPLPPEPKSKEPWFTLKEGSAYRLKFTFAVAGNIVSGLRYTNTVWKTGIRVDSTKEMLGTFSPQAEPYTYVTPEETTPSGIFARGSYSARTKFVDDDRKCYLEMNYTFDIRRDWPSS; this is encoded by the exons ATGTCGTCAGCCGCCGTGAGCTCGGCGTCTTCTTGCTCCGGCAAGCtcaaggaggaggagacgccGCAGGGGAGGCAGATGGAGCGGGAACGACGACGCGCGGAGGAGtgcagctccgccgccggggagcAGGAGCAGAGCGTGGGCGCGGTGGACAGGAAACTCAGCGAGGCGTCGCTGTGCGCCAGCGCcaacgacgaggaggaggacgaggacgaggaggcggcggcggcggcgaaggacgCCATCGAGCTCGGCCCCAGGGTCAGCATCAAGGAGCAGCTCGACAAGGACAAG GATGATGAGAGCCTGAGGCGATGGAAGGAGCAGCTGCTGGGCAGCGTCGACTTGAGCTCCGTTGGAG AGACGCTGGAGCCGGACGTGAAGATCACGGGCCTGTCCATCCTGTCGCCTGGGCGGCGGGACATGGTGctaccgctgccgccggagcccaAGAGCAAGGAGCCGTGGTTCACGCTCAAGGAGGGCAGCGCCTATCGGCTCAAGTTCaccttcgccgtcgccggcaaCATCGTCTCGGGCCTCCGCTATACCAACACCGTCTGGAAGACCGGTATCAGAG TGGACAGCACCAAGGAGATGCTGGGGACGTTCAGCCCCCAGGCGGAGCCCTACACCTACGTGACGCCTGAGGAGACCACCCCGTCCGGGATCTTTGCCCGGGGATCATACTCTGCACGAACAAAG TTTGTCGACGACGATCGCAAGTGCTACCTGGAGATGAACTACACCTTCGACATCCGCCGGGACTGGCCGTCAAGCTGA